A window of the Hordeum vulgare subsp. vulgare chromosome 5H, MorexV3_pseudomolecules_assembly, whole genome shotgun sequence genome harbors these coding sequences:
- the LOC123452889 gene encoding probable inorganic phosphate transporter 1-8, protein MAREQLEVLSALDTAKTQWYHFTAIVIAGMGFFTDAYDLFCISLVTKLLGRIYYYREGADAPGSLPPNVAAAVNGVAFCGTLSGQLFFGWLGDRMGRKRVYGMTLMCMVLCSIASGLSFGSTPGSVMATLCFFRFWLGFGIGGDYPLSATIMSEYANKKTRGAFIAAVFAMQGFGILTGGVVTLIVSAAFRAAFHAPAYEKGAVASTPPQADFVWRFILMFGAVPALLTYYWRMKMPETARYTALVAKNAKQAAADMSKVLQVEIAAEDETKDNDGAGAGEDRNSFGLFSGEFLRRHGLHLLGTATCWFLLDIAFYSQNLFQKDIFTAINWIPKAKTMSALEEVHRIARAQTLIALCGTVPGYWFTVALIDRIGRFWIQLGGFFFMAVFMLGLAFPYHHWTTPGNHIGFVVLYALTFFFANFGPNSTTFIVPAEIFPARLRSTCHGISAAAGKLGAIVGSFGFLYLAQNQDPSKVDHGYKAGIGVKNSLFILAACNFLGMAFTFCAPESNGISLEELSGENDDEAPAPATHARTVPV, encoded by the coding sequence ATGGCGCGCGAGCAGCTGGAGGTGCTGTCGGCGCTGGACACGGCCAAGACGCAGTGGTACCACTTCACGGCGATCGTCATCGCCGGCATGGGCTTCTTCACCGACGCGTATGATCTCTTCTGCATCTCGCTCGTCACCAAGCTGCTCGGCCGCATCTACTACTACCGCGAGGGTGCCGACGCCCCCGGCTCGCTGCCGCCCAacgtcgccgccgccgtcaacGGCGTCGCCTTCTGCGGCACGCTCTCGGGCCAGCTCTTCTTCGGCTGGCTCGGCGACCGCATGGGCCGCAAGCGCGTCTACGGCATGACCCTCATGTGCATGGTGCTCTGCTCCATCGCCTCGGGCCTCTCCTTCGGCTCCACCCCCGGCTCCGTCATGGCCACGCTCTGCTTCTTCCGCTTCTGGCTCGGGTTTGGGATCGGCGGCGACTACCCGCTCTCCGCCACCATCATGTCCGAGTACGCCAACAAGAAGACGAGGGGCGCCTTCATCGCCGCCGTATTCGCCATGCAGGGCTTCGGCATCCTCACCGGCGGCGTCGTCACGCTCATCGTGTCCGCCGCGTTCCGCGCCGCCTTCCACGCGCCCGCCTACGAGAAGGGCGCCGTCGCATCCACGCCCCCGCAGGCCGACTTCGTGTGGCGCTTCATCCTCATGTTCGGCGCCGTCCCGGCCCTGCTCACCTACTACTGGCGGATGAAGATGCCCGAGACGGCGCGCTACACGGCGCTCGTCGCCAAGAACGCCAAGCAGGCCGCGGCCGACATGTCCAAGGTGCTCCAGGTGGAGATCGCCGCCGAGGACGAAACCAAGGACAACGACGGGGCCGGGGCCGGCGAAGACCGCAACTCGTTCGGGCTCTTCTCCGGCGAGTTCCTTCGGCGGCACGGGCTCCACCTCCTCGGCACGGCCACCTGCTGGTTCCTCCTCGACATCGCCTTCTACTCGCAGAACCTGTTCCAGAAGGACATCTTCACGGCGATCAACTGGATCCCCAAGGCCAAGACGATGAGCGCCCTCGAAGAAGTGCACCGCATCGCGCGCGCGCAGACGCTCATCGCGCTCTGCGGCACGGTGCCGGGCTACTGGTTCACCGTGGCCCTCATCGACCGGATCGGGCGCTTCTGGATCCAGCTCGGCGGATTCTTCTTCATGGCGGTGTTCATGCTGGGGCTGGCCTTCCCGTACCACCACTGGACGACCCCGGGCAACCACATCGGGTTCGTGGTGCTGTACGCGCTCACCTTCTTCTTCGCCAACTTCGGGCCAAACTCCACCACATTCATCGTGCCGGCAGAGATCTTCCCGGCCAGGCTCCGGTCGACGTGCCACGgcatctccgccgccgccgggaaGCTGGGCGCCATCGTGGGGTCGTTCGGGTTCCTGTACCTGGCGCAGAACCAGGACCCCAGCAAGGTGGACCACGGGTACAAGGCCGGCATCGGGGTCAAGAACTCGCTATTCATCCTCGCCGCCTGCAACTTCCTCGGCATGGCCTTCACCTTCTGCGCGCCCGAGTCCAACGGCATCTCGCTCGAGGAGCTCTCCggcgagaacgacgacgaggcgccggcgccggcgacgCACGCCAGGACGGTGCCCGTGTGA